A genomic region of Hydrogenovibrio crunogenus contains the following coding sequences:
- a CDS encoding YceI family protein produces MTILNRFTPFFLATGLMVFSSFALSAPVKYEIDTKGMHASINFKIQHLGYSWLTGRFDQFGGDFTYDKENVSNSEVNVTIDTNSINTNHAERDKHLRSNDFLDVKKFPKATFVSSSIEKTGDKTLAVKGKLTLHGVTKTIEIDAQKVGEGKDPWGGYRAGFSGTTLIKLADYGITYNLGPASANVYFQLNLEGVRQ; encoded by the coding sequence ATGACAATACTCAACCGATTTACCCCTTTCTTTTTAGCCACTGGTTTGATGGTCTTTTCAAGCTTCGCCTTATCGGCTCCAGTCAAATATGAAATTGACACCAAGGGAATGCATGCGTCCATCAACTTTAAAATTCAGCATTTAGGCTATAGTTGGTTAACGGGTCGATTTGACCAGTTTGGCGGAGACTTCACTTATGACAAAGAAAACGTCTCCAACAGTGAAGTGAATGTAACCATTGATACCAACAGCATCAACACCAACCATGCTGAAAGAGATAAACACTTAAGAAGCAATGATTTTCTGGATGTGAAAAAATTTCCAAAAGCGACGTTTGTCAGTAGCAGCATTGAAAAAACAGGTGACAAAACCTTAGCGGTCAAAGGAAAACTGACCTTACATGGCGTCACAAAAACGATTGAAATCGATGCACAAAAAGTTGGGGAAGGAAAAGATCCATGGGGTGGTTACCGTGCTGGCTTCAGCGGAACGACTCTAATCAAACTGGCGGATTATGGTATTACTTACAACCTTGGACCGGCTTCTGCCAATGTCTACTTTCAGCTAAACCTTGAAGGGGTTCGCCAATAA